The following are encoded together in the Sparus aurata chromosome 1, fSpaAur1.1, whole genome shotgun sequence genome:
- the polq gene encoding DNA polymerase theta isoform X1, whose protein sequence is MSGSGPPPKKKSYMGQHQIKKKRGLQAPDEPPEGDTSCLSDKTNRLENINKDSLMGGGAVFPLGESTLALDEEMLQVLDALPPAVNRCAQEERASSSAAFARPLAPVADSKGESDRALCKRPGWRADCKDLAQRLLFSEDLEEVEHAPRVTESIEASQVSASTKPKATSRGKSKEKSGPNTKADPPLDVSRDYIMFSPTRLAAAMKKAKNQQSLQNQSASVLTVPSGLDLSTLNDTLPQPGIALHAPAGQAEKLLLSSWGLPKPVLERYHKHRVTHMFEWQAQCLTVGQVLQGGNLVYSAPTSAGKTLVSELLMLKRVLETKRKALFILPFVSVAKEKMHYLQSVFEEAGVRVEGYMGSTSAAGGFKSLDVAVCTIEKANSLINRLIEEDSMALLGMVVVDELHMVGDSGRGYLLELLLTKIRYIAQKQNTTGSLSEGVQIMGMSATLPNLSLLASWLGAELYQTDYRPVPLHEHLKVGCNIYDKSLSVVRQFTPALHVKGDDDHIVSLCYETVRDGCSVLLFCPSKNWCEKLADSIAREFYNLRHADRHGEAEPRPVSLDQEGLVDVVAQLRRTPAGLDPILQRTVPWGVAFHHAGLTFDERDVLEGAFRQSMVRVLAATSTLSSGVNLPARRVIIRTPTFNGHLLDPLTYKQMAGRAGRKGVDTTGESVLVCKEVERQKGISLLKGALQPISSCLVRREGEGVTTSMLRAILEIIVGGVASTPQDVRLYASCSLLAASMKCESKKESNEETNKGAIEASVEWLMDNEFISIQKEGQEEQYCPTQLGAATLSSSLSPPEALGVFADLQRAMKGFVLENDLHILYLITPLYAEWTTIDWYQFFCQWEQLSSSMKRVAELVGVQEGFLARSVSCKVVAKTEKQRRQMAIHKRFFTTLVLQDLVNEVPLGTVASKYNCNRGQLQSLQQSASTYAGMVTVFCKRLGWHNMELLLSQYQTRLSFGVQRELVDLVRVSLLNATRARTLYAQGLCTVAELARATVADVEKALRNAVPFKSSKRAVDESEGEAAERRSLRCVWVTGGRALTEQEAAVEIVSEARLLLQEDLAQLGIQWDPTALPPEAPAANNADGNHSSDSYTSLESHLSSQKAQVDRIKDHQERDRVNKGESRDIVRRGKENKEHEKAGGEDNKGKQGKCKPKEKIGDRKTEPETRQTGNEVLEERSKETKKAGTNKKVAKDTEVLGEKREAQKHISSKQEEETSKGIVYIRPESHQGNGPVPERSLTQELAEIVSSPLPPPMPRPLPSSSPMPPPRFRAPTTRVEEQHGVSTRTSKGDVTTGFAASPVQPGRLKHSRALSKVLHSIQTDKSRQDNVQTAHTSRSIPREVPSDQNPAADHEPSTVQAPGPAQESLPGVPAATNAHMLDSPVSVSPTSVPLNPPEAKRRRMDGGEVDKFSSPELYAGDEEAERDPKKGEETFGDSFELDTQTERIIVQQTSEHSDGNDRGMNQLAETENIREEAILKAAEELDNDANAGSCRPEGPDNVCPRFNISLTDSQMELILNTSHQISPDPVGHNVLNDKDEGGDENEALSADQAASESVNRSSSFLFDSLCDSSLLAGVSPRQIPDQSDKEESVTREIGEKRPLPSTQERRRSELLANQEAELQEAIQWGESSFNLSEWGDSLLVGEHFLERQSRGREASHHEAPQTDTDQVLPEEQLSQSQPKSSETQPQPTTTTTTTTHKENDEDKSMINRGNKHEIKADNNAQNDKKPDGIQETMNEKGENGKQKEKKIIKISDNVFLKHPQVQNVPESTFSCSPGLQEIFDRWPSMSDQTWQNTTTGHTTNHTHAANIAQVSDPPQSSIQARIREKPNEQVAAASDPQEEVQSRHNSEDVAERPGSAGDLIPPTQETPPVTPRVKLTTSSVQSPLTVQPLSQSTPSTLLRQKPAVINCPKSRPRRSDQLSESDTKRPNSSSDRSHKHQQGPIPKAHPVPQSSSKTKPQYLRPPTDPASPSSPRQELPSDVESPVIDEGFTLQLSQDASLCSSNSGSFSIIDVASDRRLFNTFINEWKTKERYSLALAYERREHRQQIEEEIGGKHKRALALHQKLQRIDGFPVRDGDGLVLIGLSVCWGARDAYYVSLQQEQSEGLSASLAPPPLDDDLPVSERLTQVKTCLSRSSVGHRGGVVVTYDIIQVYKTLVMGCGISLEGNCEDPKVACWLLDPGSEERTLPNMVTVYCPDELPLLDGLGNGHAHCPRVRAATKSVLVLAVMNHLTGLLEKDGMLDMFRSTEMPSQVCLALLELNGVGFSVEECERQKHVMQAKLTALESQAYDLAGHSFSLTSVDDIAQVLFLELHLPPNGDVGGSKSKKTLGYTRRGGGRARLGKQFSTTKDVLEKLRPLHPLPGVILEWRRITNALTKVVFPLQREKKYHTALSMDRIYPIAQTHTATGRVSFTEPNIQNVPKDFEIQMPTVVGESPPSQDSLMTTKPGKKRRSMVPSVAAGGAERGQAFSVSMRHAFVPFSGGMILAADYSQLELRVLAHLSKDQRLLQVLNGGADVFRCIAAEWKSVDSESVNDSLRQQAKQICYGIIYGMGAKSLGEQMGVEENDAACYIESFKARYKGINAFLRETVKNCIKNGYVQTLMGRRRYLPGITNSNTHVKAHAERQAVNTTVQGSAADIVKLATVNIQKRLRKTYPASPLSHQHTHSAGNQRRAGTPQLRGAYFVLQLHDELIYETTEEDLIQVAQIVKREMESAVKLYVKLKAKVKVGPSWGNLQDLDI, encoded by the exons ATGAGCGGCTCGGGTCCTCCGCCGAAAAAGAAGAGCTATATGGGGCAGCACCAGATCAAGAAGAAGAGAGG CCTCCAAGCTCCTGACGAGCCACCAGAAGGAGACACCAGCTGTCTGTCAGACAAAACGAACAGGTTAGAGAACATCAACAAAGACAGCCTCATG GGTGGAGGAGCAGTGTTTCCACTGGGTGAATCCACGTTAGCTCTTGATGAAGAGATGCTGCAGGTGTTGGATGCTTTACCTCCAGCAGTAAACAGATGTGCACAGGAGGAGCGGGCATCATCATCAGCTGCCTTCGCCAGGCCTCTTGCACCAGTTGCAGACAGTAAAGGGGAGAGTGACAGAGCACTTTGTAAGAGACCGGGATGGAGAGCTGACTGCAAAGACCTTGCTCAGAGGCTCCTCTTCAGCGAGGACTTGGAGGAAGTGGAGCATGCTCCGAGGGTTACAGAAAGCATCGAGGCATCACAAGTTTCTGCCTCCACCAA GCCAAAAGCTACATCCAGAGGaaagagcaaagaaaaaagtggGCCAAACACGAAGGCTGACCCACCTCTGGATGTATCTAGGGACTACATCATGTTCAGCCCCACCCGCCTCGCAGCGGCCATGAAGAAGGCCAAAAACCAGCAGTCATTACAGAATCAGTCTGCATCTGTGCTCACGGTCCCCAGCGGGTTAGACCTCAGCACTCTCAATGACACTTTACCTCAGCCAG GCATTGCTTTGCATGCTCCCGCTGGTCAAGCTGAAAAGCTGCTGTTATCCAGCTGGGGCTTACCAAAACCTGTCCTGGAGCGCTACCATAAGCACAGAGTGACTCACATGTTTGAGTGGCAGGCTCAGTGCCTCACTGTTGGACAGGTGCTGCAGGGTGGTAACCTGGTATACTCTG CCCCCACCAGTGCTGGAAAAACGCTGGTGTCAGAGCTGCTGATGCTGAAGCGTGTGTTGGAGACTAAAAGAAAAGCTCTCTTCATTCTGCCGTTTGTCTCTGTGGCCAAAGAGAAGATGCACTACCTTCAG AGCGTATTCGAAGAGGCAGGTGTTCGTGTGGAGGGATACATGGGCAGCACCTCGGCTGCCGGAGGCTTCAAATCGCTGGATGTGGCTGTTTGTACCATAGAAAAAGCAAATTCTCTCATTAACAGACTCATCGAAGAAGACAGCATGGCTCTACTAG GTATGGTGGTGGTGGATGAGTTACATATGGTTGGAGATTCTGGGAGAGGATACCTGCTAGAGCTGCTCTTAACCAAAATCCGCTACATCGCACAGAAGCAGAACACCACTGG ATCTCTCTCTGAAGGTGTGCAGATCATGGGTATGAGCGCTACCTTGCCTAACCTCTCCCTCCTGGCAAGCTGGTTAGGCGCAGAGCTCTACCAGACAGACTACAGACCTGTACCCCTGCATGAGCATCTCAAGGTGGGCTGCAACATCTACGACAAGAGCCTCTCTGTGGTGCGGCAGTTCACTCCTGCGCTCCACGTTAAG GGTGATGATGACCACATAGTGAGCTTGTGCTATGAGACGGTGAGAGACGGCTGTTCGGTGTTGCTGTTCTGCCCCTCGAAGAACTGGTGTGAAAAACTGGCAGACAGCATCGCCAGAGAGTTCTACAACCTCAGACACGCTG ATCGTCATGGTGAAGCAGAGCCTCGGCCAgtgagtctggatcaggagGGACTAGTGGATGTTGTAGCCCAGCTGAGACGGACTCCCGCCGGGTTAGACCCCATCCTCCAGAGGACTGTGCCGTGGGGGGTGGCCTTCCACCATGCTG GTTTGACGTTCGACGAGCGAGATGTGCTGGAAGGAGCCTTTCGCCAGAGCATGGTCAGAGTCCTGGCAGCTACCTCCACACTGTCTTCAGGGGTTAATCTGCCGGCTCGCAGGGTCATCATTCGAACCCCCACCTTCAATGGACACTTGTTGGACCCGCTCACATACAAACAGATGGCTGGAAGAGCTGGGAGAAAAGGGGTTGACACTACAG GTGAAAGTGTGCTGGTGTGTAAGGAGGTTGAGCGTCAGAAAGGTATAAGTCTCCTTAAGGGAGCtcttcagccaatcagcagctGCCTGGtgagaagggagggagagggcgTCACCACCAGCATGCTGCGAGCTATACTAGAG ATCATTGTTGGAGGTGTAGCCAGCACGCCACAGGATGTGAGGTTATATGCATCGTGCTCACTGCTGGCTGCCAGCATGAAATGTGAAAGCAAGAAAGAATCAAATGAAGAGACCAACAAAGGAGCTATTGAGGCCAGTGTTGAATGGCTGATGGACAATGAATTCATCAGCATCCAGAAGGAGGGACAAG AGGAGCAATACTGTCCGACTCAACTTGGTGCTGCCAccctttcctcctccctctcccctcccgaGGCTCTGGGTGTATTTGCAGATCTCCAGCGGGCCATGAAGGGTTTTGTCCTGGAGAATGACTTGCACATTCTATATCTG ATCACCCCGTTGTACGCAGAGTGGACTACAATAGACTGGTATCAGTTCTTCTGTCAGTGGGAACAGCTCTCGTCGTCAATGAAGAGAGTAGCGGAGCTGGTGGGCGTCCAGGAAGGTTTTCTCGCGCGCTCTGTCAGCTGTAAAGTTGTCGCCAAGACGGAGAAGCAGCGACGACAGATGGCTATTCATAAACG GTTTTTCACCACCCTTGTGCTGCAAGATCTGGTGAATGAGGTGCCTTTGGGAACAGTGGCGTCCAAATACAACTGCAATCGTGGGCAGTTACAGTCTCTCCAGCAGTCTGCTTCTACATATGCAG GTATGGTCACAGTGTTCTGCAAGCGTCTGGGCTGGCACAACATGGAGCTGCTGTTGTCCCAATATCAAACCAGGCTGAGCTTTGGAGTCCAGAGGGAGCTGGTCGACCTCGTCAGGGTCTCCCTCCTGAATGCAACACGAGCCAGAACACTGTATGCACAAGGTCTCTGTACTGTTGCTGAACTAGCCAGGGCTACTGTAGCTGATGTGGAGAAAGCCTTGAGGAACGCTGTCCCATTTAAGAg CTCTAAGCGTGCAGTGGATGAGAGTGAGGgggaggcagcagagagacgGAGCCTCCGATGCGTCTGGGTCACCGGTGGTCGGGCCCTGACAGAACAGGAAGCCGCTGTTGAGATTGTGTCTGAGGCACGACTGCTCCTTCAGGAAGACCTGGCCCAGTTAGGGATCCAGTGGGACCCAACTGCACTTCCTCCCGAGGCTCCTGCTGCTAACAACGCTGATGGCAATCACAGCAGCGACTCGTACACCTCATTGGAATCACATCTCAGCTCTCAAAAAGCACAGGTGGACAGGATTAAAGATCACCAAGAAAGAGACAGGGTAAATAAAGGTGAGAGTAGAGATATCGTCAGACGCGGAAAGGAGAATAAGGAACATGAgaaagcaggaggagaagacaaCAAGGGAAAGCAAGGGAAGTGCAAGCCTAAGGAAAAGATAGGGGATAGAAAAACAGAGCCAGAAACCAGACAAACAGGCAATGAAGTGCTAGAGGAAAGAagcaaggaaacaaaaaaagctgGTACAAATAAGAAagtggcaaaagatacagaagttcTAGGTGAAAAAAGAGAAGCACAAAAGCACATAAGCTCAAAGCAAGAAGAGGAGACGAGTAAAGGGATCGTCTACATCAGACCAGAGAGTCATCAGGGGAATGGCCCTGTTCCTGAACGGAGCCTGACACAGGAATTGGCTGAGATTGTATCCAGCCCTCTACCTCCTCCGATGCCACGTCCTCTGCCTTCTTCTTCCCCAATGCCTCCTCCTCGGTTTAGAGCGCCGACGACTAGAGTAGAGGAACAACACGGTGTATCTACACGGACATCGAAAGGAGATGTTACCACAGGGTTTGCAGCCTCACCTGTGCAGCCCGGTAGACTGAAACACTCGAGAGCGTTAAGCAAAGTCCTCCACTCGATACAGACTGACAAAAGCCGACAAGATAATGTACAGACTGCACACACGTCACGCTCGATACCCAGAGAAGTTCCATCAGaccaaaatccagctgctgaccatGAGCCTTCAACTGTTCAAGCTCCTGGCCCTGCGCAAGAGAGCCTTCCTGGTGTTCCTGCAGCTACAAATGCACATATGCTGGACTCCCCTGTGTCGGTCTCTCCTACCTCTGTTCCCTTAAACCCTCCTGAGGCCAAGCGAAGACGAATGGACGGTGGAGAGGTAGATAAATTCTCATCTCCTGAACTGTACGCTGGAGATGAAGAAGCGGAGAGAGATCCCAAAAAAGGAGAAGAGACTTTTGGTGACAGCTTTGAACTGGACACTCAGACAGAAAGAATCATTGTTCAACAGACATCCGAACACAGTGATGGAAATGATAGAGGTATGAATCAGttagcagaaacagaaaacattagaGAGGAGGCGATACTAAAAGCAGCTGAAGAGCTGGATAATGACGCAAATGCAGGAAGCTGCAGGCCTGAAGGTCCTGACAATGTGTGTCCCAGATTCAATATTTCTCTCACAGATAGCCAGATGGAGCTCATCCTTAACACCAGCCACCAG ATTTCTCCTGATCCAGTTGGTCATAATGTATTGAATGATAAAGACGAAGGTGGTGATGAGAACGAGGCCCTCAGTGCCGATCAGGCTGCCTCTGAGAGTGtgaacagaagcagcagcttcctgtttgaCAGCCTGTGTGACAGCTCTCTGCTGGCTGGTGTGAGCCCGCGGCAGATCCCTGACCAATCGGACAAAGAGGAATCGGTCACCCGGGAGATTGGAGAGAAGCGCCCCCTCCCATCAACCCAAGAGCGAAGACGCAGCGAGCTTCTCGCCAATCAGGAGGCGGAGTTGCAGGAGGCGATCCAATGGGGAGAGTCCTCTTTCAACCTGTCAGAGTGGGGTGACTCGCTGCTGGTGGGTGAACACTTTCTGGAGAGGCAGAGTAGAGGCAGAGAAGCCAGTCATCATGAAGCTCCGCAAACCGACACAGATCAGGTTCTGCCTGAGGAGCAGCTGTCCCAATCCCAACCTAAATCCAgtgaaacacaaccacaaccCACCACTACAACTACCACCACGACTCACAAAGAGAATGACGAGGATAAATCTATGATTAACCGAGGCAATAAGCATGAAATTAAAGCGGATAATAAtgcacaaaatgacaaaaagccAGATGGGATACAGGaaacaatgaatgaaaaaggtgaaaatggaaagcaaaaagagaagaaaataattaaaatatctgataatgtctttttaaaacacCCACAAGTCCAAAATGTACCTGAAAGCACTTTTTCCTGCAGCCCTGGTTTACAAGAGATCTTTGACCGCTGGCCTAGTATGTCTGACCAGACTTGGCAAAACACCACAACAGGCCATACAACCAATCATACGCATGCTGCAAACATAGCACAAGTTTCAGATCCACCTCAGTCCTCAATACAGGCCAGAATAAGGGAAAAGCCGAATGAGCAGGTCGCTGCTGCGAGTGATCCTCAAGAGGAAGTACAGTCAAGACACAACAGTGAGGATGTAGCAGAGAGACCAGGCTCTGCTGGTGATCTCATTCCCCCAACTCAAGAAACACCACCTGTCACTCCCAGAGTGAAACTGACCACCTCATCTGTCCAGTCACCTCTTACTGTTCAGCCACTAAGCCAGTCCACTCCTTCAACCCTTCTGAGGCAGAAACCAGCAGTCATAAACTGTCCTAAGTCTCGCCCAAGACGCAGTGATCAATTATCAGAATCTGACACTAAACGGCCTAATTCTTCATCTGATCGCagccacaaacaccagcagggACCGATCCCAAAGGCTCATCCTGTCCCTCAATCAAGTTCAAAAACAAAGCCCCAGTATCTCAGGCCTCCCACAGACCctgcctctccatcctcccccCGGCAGGAGCTTCCCTCTGATGTAGAATCACCAGTGATTGATGAAGGCTTCACACTACAGCTGTCTCAGGACGCATCGCTCTGTTCCAGCAACTCTGGGAGCTTCTCCATCATAGATGTGGCGAGTGATAGGCGCCTCTTCAACACTTTCATTAATGAGTGGAAAACAAAGGAGCGTTACTCTCTGGCTTTGGCCTATGAGAGGAGGGAGCATAGACAGCAGATCGAGGAGGAAATAGGAGGGAAACATAAGAGAG CGTTAGCACTTCATCAAAAGCTCCAGAGGATCGACGGTTTTCCAGTAAGAGATGGTGATGGACTGGTTTTAATTggactgtctgtctgctggggAGCCAGAGATGCATACTACGTGtctctgcagcaggagcagagcgaag GTTTGAGCGCCAGTCTGGCCCCTCCTCCACTGGATGATGACTTGCCAGTGAGTGAGAGGCTGACGCAGGTGAAGACCTGTCTGAGCAGGTCATCAGTGGGTCATAGAGGAGGTGTGGTCGTCACGTATGACATCATCCAGGTGTACAAGACGCTAGTCATGGGCTGTGGCATCAGCTTGGAGGGAAACTGTGAAGATCCAAAG GTTGCGTGCTGGCTGCTGGACCCTGGCAGTGAGGAGAGGACTCTGCCCAACATGGTGACCGTCTACTGCCCTGACGAATTACCTCTGCTGGACGGGCTTGGAAATGGGCACGCACACTGTCCTCGTGTCAGGGCAGCAACCAAGAGCGTGCTCGTACTCGCCGTCATGAACCATCTCACGGGCCTGCTGGAGAAAGACGGCATGctag ACATGTTCAGGAGCACTGAGATGCCTTCCCAGGTGTGTTTAGCCCTGTTGGAACTGAATGGAGTGGGCTTCAGTGTGGAAGAGTGCGAACGACAAAAACACGTGATGCAAGCCAAACTCACAGCGCTGGAATCTCAGGCCTATGACCTCGCAGGACACAGCTTCTCCCTCACCAGCGTCGACGACATAGCGCAG GTGCTGTTTTTAGAGCTCCACCTGCCTCCAAACGGCGATGTCGGTGGATCGAAAAGTAAGAAGACTCTCGGCTACACCAGGAGAGGCGGTGGCAGAGCACGACTCGGAAAGCAGTTCAGCACCACCAAG gatgtgctggagaagctCCGCCCCCTGCACCCGCTGCCAGGTGTGATTCTGGAGTGGAGGCGGATCACTAATGCATTGACTAAAGTGGTGTTCcccctgcagagagagaagaaatacCACACTGCACTGAGCATGGACAGAATATACCCCAtcgctcagacacacacagccacag GCAGAGTGAGCTTCACTGAGCCCAACATACAGAACGTCCCCAAAGACTTTGAGATTCAGATGCCCACGGTGGTGGGTGAGAGTCCACCTTCACAGGACAGCCTGATGACTACCAAACCGGG aAAGAAGAGACGTTCCATGGTGCCTTCAGTGGCAGCAGGCGGTGCAGAACGAGGCCAGGCCTTCTCTGTCAGCATGAGACACGCCTTTGTACCTTTTTCAG GTGGGATGATACTGGCTGCAGATTACTCTCAGCTCGAGTTGAGAGTGTTGGCTCATCTCTCCAAGGATCAGCGCCTTTTGCAG GTACTGAATGGAGGAGCGGACGTGTTCCGCTGCATCGCTGCCGAGTGGAAAAGTGTCGACTCAGAGTCCGTGAACGACAGCCTCAGACAACAGGCAAAGCAG ATTTGCTATGGCATCATCTATGGGATGGGAGCCAAATCTTTGGGAGAGCAAATGGGGGTGGAGGAGAATGATGCGGCCTGCTATATAGAGAGTTTCAAGGCCAGATATAAAG GGATTAATGCTTTTCTTCGAGAAACTGTGAAGAACTGTATAAAGAACGGCTATGTTCAGACTCTGATGGGCCGCAGGAGATACCTCCCTGGGATCACTAACAGCAACACGCACGTCAAAGCACAT GCAGAGCGTCAGGCGGTGAACACAACCGTGCAGGGTTCAGCAGCAGACATTGTCAAACTTGCTACTGTGAACATCCAGAAAAGACTACGAAAAACGTATCCtgcatctcctctctctcaccagcacacacactcag CCGGCAATCAACGCAGGGCTGGGACACCTCAGCTCAGAGGAGCCTACTTTGTCCTTCAGCTGCATGATGAGCTGATTTatgaaacaacagaagaagatcTCATACAG GTGGCTCAAATAGTCAAGAGGGAGATGGAGTCAGCAGTAAAACTGTATGTAAAACTTAAGGCCAAAGTCAAGGTGGGACCCAGCTGGGGCAACTTGCAGGACCTCGATATATAA